From the genome of Methylomonas sp. UP202, one region includes:
- a CDS encoding DUF2281 domain-containing protein, translating into MNLAEVIYRRSLALPEPAAREALDFIEFLGHRYGLNDTAEQAVSGLERRIPGSAKGKLQIIDDDDSHLSDFDEYLR; encoded by the coding sequence TACCGGCGCAGTTTGGCCTTACCGGAGCCCGCCGCACGGGAAGCGTTGGATTTCATCGAGTTTCTCGGGCATCGCTACGGCTTGAACGACACAGCGGAGCAAGCTGTGTCCGGTTTGGAACGACGAATACCAGGCAGTGCCAAGGGTAAATTACAGATTATCGACGACGACGATTCGCATCTGAGCGACTTTGACGAGTACCTGCGGTGA
- the ssb gene encoding single-stranded DNA-binding protein, whose amino-acid sequence MLNKVMLIGNLGADPEVRYMPSGDAITTIRLATTRRWKDRNSGDRKEETEWHRVVFFSGLAKTAGEYLKKGSQVYVEGRIRTQKWQGQDGQDRYTTEIVAESMNMLGSRSGGTANYSDNNTPPPSSYDQRPSAPSSSSGPQSAPASYDDFDDDIPF is encoded by the coding sequence ATGCTGAATAAAGTCATGCTGATCGGAAATCTCGGGGCCGACCCGGAGGTGCGTTATATGCCGAGCGGCGATGCCATTACCACGATACGATTAGCCACCACCCGCCGCTGGAAGGATCGCAATTCCGGCGACCGCAAGGAAGAGACCGAATGGCATCGGGTCGTGTTCTTCTCCGGCCTGGCGAAAACCGCCGGCGAGTATTTGAAAAAAGGCAGCCAGGTTTATGTCGAGGGCCGGATTCGTACCCAGAAATGGCAGGGGCAGGACGGCCAGGATCGTTACACCACCGAAATCGTCGCCGAATCGATGAACATGCTCGGTAGCCGCAGCGGCGGAACCGCTAATTATTCCGATAACAATACGCCGCCGCCGAGCAGTTACGATCAGCGTCCTTCAGCGCCGTCTTCGTCGTCCGGTCCGCAATCGGCGCCGGCGTCTTACGACGATTTCGACGACGATATCCCGTTTTAA
- a CDS encoding type II toxin-antitoxin system VapC family toxin: MKVLLDTHALLWFLLDDPALSASAKACIEFKDRRVFVSPASYWEIAIKISLGKYRLDETLDGFLERELIHNDFLILPIRVAHAAKLTDMPFHHRDPFDRLMIAQALTDAMPIVSADAAFDHYGVQRIW; encoded by the coding sequence GTGAAAGTCTTATTGGATACGCACGCATTGCTGTGGTTTTTATTGGATGATCCGGCACTATCGGCGTCTGCGAAGGCCTGCATCGAATTCAAGGACCGGCGGGTTTTTGTCAGTCCCGCTAGCTATTGGGAAATTGCCATCAAAATCAGTTTGGGCAAGTATCGATTGGACGAAACATTGGACGGCTTTCTGGAGCGGGAGTTGATTCATAACGATTTTTTGATTTTGCCGATTCGGGTAGCGCACGCGGCTAAACTCACGGATATGCCGTTTCATCATCGCGATCCCTTTGATCGTTTGATGATCGCACAGGCGCTAACCGATGCCATGCCCATCGTCAGTGCCGATGCCGCTTTTGATCACTATGGCGTTCAACGGATTTGGTGA